A DNA window from Hydrogenophaga taeniospiralis contains the following coding sequences:
- the rsxB gene encoding electron transport complex subunit RsxB has product MNELARRIDAALPQTQCTRCGYPDCARYAQAIASGEAGINQCPPGGSEGVARLAAITGQPAQPLNPANGVEGPLTVAVIDEDWCIGCTLCIKACPTDAIVGSNKLMHTVIEPYCTGCELCIPVCPVDCISLEIVSGERTGWQAWSDAQATLARTRYEARTVRLAREQVEHDRVLEAKARMKYADLEAHSQHTDPAVLDKKRAVIAAALERARAKRLAASD; this is encoded by the coding sequence ATGAACGAACTCGCCCGGCGCATCGACGCCGCCCTGCCGCAAACGCAGTGCACGCGCTGCGGCTACCCGGACTGCGCGCGCTACGCGCAAGCCATCGCCAGCGGCGAGGCGGGCATCAACCAGTGCCCGCCCGGGGGCAGCGAAGGTGTGGCGCGTCTGGCGGCCATCACCGGCCAGCCGGCCCAGCCACTGAACCCCGCCAACGGCGTGGAAGGGCCGCTGACCGTGGCGGTGATCGACGAAGACTGGTGCATCGGCTGCACGCTGTGCATCAAGGCCTGCCCCACCGACGCCATCGTCGGCAGCAACAAGCTCATGCACACTGTGATCGAACCCTATTGCACGGGTTGTGAGCTGTGCATTCCGGTCTGCCCGGTCGACTGCATCTCGCTGGAGATCGTCAGCGGCGAGCGCACCGGCTGGCAGGCCTGGAGCGACGCGCAGGCCACGCTCGCCCGCACGCGCTACGAGGCGCGCACCGTGCGGCTCGCGCGTGAGCAGGTGGAGCACGACCGTGTGCTGGAAGCCAAGGCACGCATGAAATACGCCGATCTCGAAGCCCACTCGCAGCACACCGACCCGGCCGTGCTGGACAAGAAACGCGCTGTCATCGCCGCCGCGCTCGAACGGGCGCGGGCCAAACGCCTGGCCGCGTCCGACTGA